AGCACCTCGGCGAAGGCCAGCGTCACCAGCGCGAAGTAGGAGCCGCGCAGCCGCGCGCGAAACGACAGAAAGCCGATGACCCAGCCCACCACCGCGCCCAGCGCGATGCCCGCCGCCATGCCGGCCCAGGCGTTGATGCCGAATCGGATCTGCAGAAGGGCTGTGACATAGGCGCCCATGCCGAAGAAGGCGGCGTGGCCGAAGGAAAGTTGGCCGCCGAAGCCGGCCAGCAGGTTCCAGCCCTGCGCCCCCAGCGCGACGATCAGCGCCGAGACCAGGAAATTCAGCATGGTGCCGGAGGCGAAGAACGGCAGCACCGCCAGCACCGCCACCAGCAGCACGGGGGCCGCGATATCGCGCGCGCTCATGCCCGGGCTCCAAACAACCCGGTGGGGCGCACCAGCAGCATCAGGATGAAGATCAGGAAGATGCCGAGCTGGCCAAGGCTTTCGCCCAGCAGCAGCCCGCCCAGGCTTTCCACCACGCCCACCAGCAGCCCGCCCACCAGCGCACCGGTGATGGAGCCCATGCCGCCCAGCACCACGATGGTGAAGGCGACCAGCACGAAGGCATTGCCGACGCGCGGATTGACGTAGAAGGTCGGCAGCAGGAGGCAGGCGGCCACCGCCAGGCAGGAGCAGCCGATGCCGAAGGTGACCGCGAAGATGTGCCGCGGGTCGATGCCGGACAGCTGCGCGCCCAGCTTCTCCTTGGCCACGGCGCGGATGGCGCGGCCGGTGTCGGTCGCCGACAACAGCAGCCACAACAGCCCGGCGGTGACCAACGCGACGGCGAAGCCGATCAGCCGCGGGCGGGACAGCAGCATGGGCCCCAGCTCGATGACATCGAAGGCCGTGTCGGCACCCAGCGTGCGGGTGTCCGACTTGAAGGCCGCCAGCAAGAGGTTCTCCAGGATGATGGACAGCCCCAGCGTCACCAGCAGGGTGTTGCGGTCCTCGCCATGGCTGGATGGGCCGATGACGAAGCGCTGCAGCCCGTAGCCAAAGGCGAAGAAGACGGCGGCCAGCGGCAGGATGGACCAGTACGGGTCCACCCCCAGCCACAGGTGCATGCCCAGCACCGCGAACATGGCACAGGTCAGCAGCGCGCCATGCGCGAAGTTCACGATATGCAGCACGCCGTAGACCAGCGTCAGCCCCAGCGCGATCAGCGCGTAAGTGCCGCCGGTCAACAGGCCGTTCACCACGGCCTCGGCGATGATTTCAGGCGAATACATTCAGTGTCCCGTTCAGCCCTGCACCGGGAAGACCGGCTTGGCGTCGGCCACTTCCTCGGGGAAGATGACCTTGATGTCCTCGCCCTGCACCTGGGTGTTGACCGGGCGGGCGCCCTGGTTCTGGCCCTGGGCGAACTTGGTGGGGCCATAAGGCATGATGTGGCCAGCGAATTCGCTGGCAGCCAGCGCCTGCGTCACCTTGGCGCGGTCCGTACCGCCGGCGCGCGCGATGGCGTCCGCTGCCAGCTTCACGCAGGAATAGTTCAGCGGAATGTTGTAGGCCCAGAACTTGCCGCTGTCCTCCACCTGCTTCTTGAGCGCCAGCGCCTCAGCGTTCTTGGGATCGTGCCAGTGGTTGCAGTCCATGACGTTGAGCGCCGCGTCCGGAAATTCCTTGACGAAGCGAAAGTTGGAAGCAGCACCGTTCAGCACGGCGTAGATGCCCTTGGGCCGGATGCGCTGCTGCCGCATGGTGCGGGCCAGCAAGACGAACTCACCATAATAGCTGGAGGGGATCACTAGGTCCGGGCGCAGCGAGCGGATACGCAGCGCGACGTTGGACATGTCGCGCGCCGGCGTCGGGTGGGCGATGGTTTCCAGGATCTCGAAGCCGCGCTTGGGAAGCTCGGTCTGCATCAGCTTGGCGAGGCCGGAGCCGAACAGCCCGTCCTCATGCACCAGCACCACCGTCTTGCAGGGCTTGCCGGCGGCATCGTTCAGCTTGGACAGGTTGTCCAGCGCCGTCGCGGTCACCATGCCGAAGCCGGGGGCGAAGCGGAAGGTATTGGTCAGGCCGCGCTGCAGGATCGCGTCCGACACGCCCACATCGACGATGTAGGGCAGGTCGTAGCGCGCAGCCGCCTGCGAGGCCGCCAGGCAGATCGGGCTGGCGAAGCCGCCGACGATGGCAGCCACGCCTCCGGCCTGCAGCTTCTCGACCTCCTGCGCCGCAGCCTCGGGGTTGGAGCGCGCGTCGGCCACCACCAGCTCCAGCTTGGCGCCGTTGATGCCACCGGCCTTGTTGATCGCCGCCGCCGCCGCTTCCGCGCCGATCCGCCCCAATTCACCGTCCTGCGCCAGGGCGCCGGTCAGCGGCTGCAGGATGCCAAGCTTCACCGCTGCGGGCTGCGCCCGCAGGATGCGCGGCATGGCGAGCGTGGTGGCCAGCCCGGCGGTGCCGGCCAGCACGGCGCGGCGGGAAAGCGGAAGCATCATGACGTGGTCCTCTTGCTGCGGGGGGGCCGCGCGGGCTTGGCGTTTTGGTTGTTGGCCGCGTCCCCGGTGCCGGGGGGCGGCAGCGGGCTCCAGCGGCGTTCGCCGAGCGCGCCGGTGCGCTGGAGCTGCATTTCGAAGGAAAAGCGGTCCGGGCGATACAGCGCGTGCAGGTGCTCCACCGCGCGCCCCGCCTCGTCTTCCACCAGCCGGGTCAGCGACAGCAGTGGCGCGCCGATCTCCAGCTGCAGCAGCCCCGCAACCTCCGGCCCGGCCAGCGTGGCGCCGATGCTTTGCCGCGCGCGGCCCACCACGGCGCCCGAGCGTTCCAGAAGCGCCAAAAGCGGCTGGCTGGCGAGCTCGGCTTCCGAATAGGTGTGGCCCAGCCGCTCTGGCACATGGGTGGTGAGAAAGGAAAAGGGCGCGTCGCCCAGCATGCGCACGCGCACAGCGCGCTGCGCCCGCTCCCCCGGCGCGAGGCCCAGCGCCGCCGCCACGGCGGCGGCTGGCACCAGGTAGTCGAAGGACAGGAGCCGTACTTCGGTGCGCCGGCCCATTTCCTTGAGGTGCGAGAAGACATCCGAGAAGTCGAGCACCGTGGTGCCCAGCGCCGGCAGGCCCGCGCGCACGAAGGTGCCGACACCGGGGCGGCGCTCCACCAGTTGCTCGGCCACCAGCTGCTCGAGGGCGCGGCGCACCGTGACGCGCGACACGCCATAGGCGGCGGCGAGGTCCGGCTCGCCCGGCAGGCGGTCGCCCGCCGGCAGCGCACCGCTGCCGATGCGGTCGCGCAGCAGCAGATAGATGCGGCGGGCCTTGAACGGCTCTACGGCGGCGTCCACGCGCTTCCTGTTCCCTTCGTGACGGCGACTGGGCTGTCTGGTTTCTAAGACCACTTGCTGTCTAGACTACGGGACAGCAGGATTGCGTCAACGCTTTTTGCGGGTCTATCGTCAGCGCAACAAGGCTTCAGCAACGTGAAGGGGAAACGCGCATGCCGGGCACCGCCGCGCCGCGCACGCTGTTCGACAAGGTGTGGGACGAGCACGTCATCCTGACGCGGGAAGACGGGCAAAGCCTGCTCTGGATCGACCGCCACTTCTTTCATGAGGGCTCGCATCATGCCTTCGCGCAGCTCCGCGCGCGGGATGCCAGGGTGGCGCGTCCGGCGCTGAACATCGGCGTGGCGGACCACTACGTGCCGACGCACGGCCGGGGCGGCCCCATCGCGGACCCCGGCATCCGCCTGATGGTGGACCAGCTGTCCGACAACGCCGCCAAGCACGGGCTGCGGCTGTTCGGGCTGGACAGCCCGGGCCAGGGCATCGTGCACGTGGTGGGGCCGGAACAGGGGCTGACCCTGCCGGGGCTGACCATCGTCTGCGGCGACAGCCACACCTCCACCCACGGCGCCTTCGGCGCGCTGGCCTTCGGCATCGGCGCCTCCGAGGTGGCGCATGTGCTGATGACGCAGACGCTGTGGCAGCGCCGGCCGAAGCGCATGCAGATCGTGATGGATGGCACGCTGGCGCCGGGCATCGGCGCCAAGGATATCGCGCTGTCCATCATCGCCGCCATCGGCGCGGACGGCGCGCAGGGCCACGCGGTGGAATACGCCGGCAGCGCCGTGCGGGCGCTGTCCATGGAAGGCCGGCTGACGCTGTGCAACCTGGCCATCGAGAGCGGCGCGCGCTGCGGCATGGTGGCACCGGACGAGACCACCCTGCGCTACCTCCGCGGCCGCCCCTTCGCTCCCGCCGGCGCGGAGTTCGACCGCGCCGCCGCGCATTGGCTGAGCCTGGCCAGCGACCCGGACGCCGCCTTCGACCGTGAGGTGCGGCTGGACGCCGCCGCCATCGCGCCGGTCGTCACCTGGGGCGTCAGCCCTGAGGACGCCTTGCCCGTCACCGCCACCCTGCCCGACCCGGCGGCGGCGCGCGACGAATCCCATGCCGCGCAGATCCGGGACGGGCTGGACTACATGGGTCTGCAAGCGGGGCAGAAGATTTCCGACATCCGCATCGACCGCGTGTTCATCGGCTCCTGCACCAACAGCCGGATCGAGGATCTGCGCGCCGCCGCTGCCGTGCTGGCCGGGCG
This genomic interval from Roseomonas haemaphysalidis contains the following:
- a CDS encoding GntR family transcriptional regulator; the protein is MDAAVEPFKARRIYLLLRDRIGSGALPAGDRLPGEPDLAAAYGVSRVTVRRALEQLVAEQLVERRPGVGTFVRAGLPALGTTVLDFSDVFSHLKEMGRRTEVRLLSFDYLVPAAAVAAALGLAPGERAQRAVRVRMLGDAPFSFLTTHVPERLGHTYSEAELASQPLLALLERSGAVVGRARQSIGATLAGPEVAGLLQLEIGAPLLSLTRLVEDEAGRAVEHLHALYRPDRFSFEMQLQRTGALGERRWSPLPPPGTGDAANNQNAKPARPPRSKRTTS
- a CDS encoding branched-chain amino acid ABC transporter permease, giving the protein MYSPEIIAEAVVNGLLTGGTYALIALGLTLVYGVLHIVNFAHGALLTCAMFAVLGMHLWLGVDPYWSILPLAAVFFAFGYGLQRFVIGPSSHGEDRNTLLVTLGLSIILENLLLAAFKSDTRTLGADTAFDVIELGPMLLSRPRLIGFAVALVTAGLLWLLLSATDTGRAIRAVAKEKLGAQLSGIDPRHIFAVTFGIGCSCLAVAACLLLPTFYVNPRVGNAFVLVAFTIVVLGGMGSITGALVGGLLVGVVESLGGLLLGESLGQLGIFLIFILMLLVRPTGLFGARA
- the leuC gene encoding 3-isopropylmalate dehydratase large subunit produces the protein MPGTAAPRTLFDKVWDEHVILTREDGQSLLWIDRHFFHEGSHHAFAQLRARDARVARPALNIGVADHYVPTHGRGGPIADPGIRLMVDQLSDNAAKHGLRLFGLDSPGQGIVHVVGPEQGLTLPGLTIVCGDSHTSTHGAFGALAFGIGASEVAHVLMTQTLWQRRPKRMQIVMDGTLAPGIGAKDIALSIIAAIGADGAQGHAVEYAGSAVRALSMEGRLTLCNLAIESGARCGMVAPDETTLRYLRGRPFAPAGAEFDRAAAHWLSLASDPDAAFDREVRLDAAAIAPVVTWGVSPEDALPVTATLPDPAAARDESHAAQIRDGLDYMGLQAGQKISDIRIDRVFIGSCTNSRIEDLRAAAAVLAGRRSLVPGMVSPGSTLVKHQAEQEGLDRIFRDAGLEWVESGCSMCVGMNGDLVPPGERCASTTNRNFRGRQGPGSRTHLMSPAMTAAAAVCGHLTDVRPLLEGRL
- a CDS encoding ABC transporter substrate-binding protein, which encodes MMLPLSRRAVLAGTAGLATTLAMPRILRAQPAAVKLGILQPLTGALAQDGELGRIGAEAAAAAINKAGGINGAKLELVVADARSNPEAAAQEVEKLQAGGVAAIVGGFASPICLAASQAAARYDLPYIVDVGVSDAILQRGLTNTFRFAPGFGMVTATALDNLSKLNDAAGKPCKTVVLVHEDGLFGSGLAKLMQTELPKRGFEILETIAHPTPARDMSNVALRIRSLRPDLVIPSSYYGEFVLLARTMRQQRIRPKGIYAVLNGAASNFRFVKEFPDAALNVMDCNHWHDPKNAEALALKKQVEDSGKFWAYNIPLNYSCVKLAADAIARAGGTDRAKVTQALAASEFAGHIMPYGPTKFAQGQNQGARPVNTQVQGEDIKVIFPEEVADAKPVFPVQG